In bacterium, the genomic window TGAACGTCAGCTCATGCCTGGCGAAGTTCTTTTCAAAGAAGGTGATACTGGTGAAGAGATGTTCTTCATCCGAAAGGGAAAAATAAAGGTTTCTTTGGGCGAAGAGGATCAGGAAAAGGTTCTTGCAATCCTCAAGGAGGGAGATTTCTTCGGCGAAATGGCAGTGATTGACGGAAGTCCTCGTTCTGCGACGGCAACGGCAATTGAAGAAACGGATCTATTGATTATCGACAAGGAATCCTTTGTCTCAAAAATCAACGAAAACCCTCTTATTGCGTACGTGATCGAGATTCTTGCAAAAAGGGTTCGAATCCTTGACGAGCAGCTCAAATACTTGACAATCAAAAGCGATGAGGAACGAATCATTCATTTCATCCTTTCCAGAGCCAAGCAACAGGGTACTCCACTGGACGAAGGCGTGCGCCTTGATAAGATAACATCTGAAGATGTAGCCCACATTACAGGAGTTGAAAAAGCAAAAGTGGTTGAATATCTTGACAGGCTCGCACAGGTTGATCTGATTAGAGTTTCAGAAAACTCAATTACAATCCGCAGCGTGCCGGATCTAGAGGAGTATATAAAGTATCTCAAACTCAGAGATAAATTCAAGGCTTAATCCTCCTGTGTATCACCTTCAATTCGTTTCCTCAAGGTATACAATATTAGCAATTTCTTTTGACTTAATAAGAAATCCATAGACGATGTCGCAATCATCCACAACCAAGGCTCAGAATGAGCCTAATCATGAATCATACAGATTACTTGAAAGTGCCTGCTTGATTGCTGAAGAAAAAACAAACCTTGAAGCAAAATTAATGAACCCGAATGTTATCTCTGATCAAAGAGAGTTAAAAAAGCTCTCTTACCGCCATAAACAATGCGAAAAAGTACTCTCTTCTGCTGAAAACCTTAAAAGAACCTTGAAAGAAATCGGAGACGCACAAGAGATGCTTGAAGCCTCAACGGAAGATCAGGAGTTCATTCAGGCAATACGTACTGAGATAACTTTACTCGAAGAAAGAAAGATAAGCTTAACAAGAGAGCTACGTTCACTTTTGATGCCTCAGGATGAACGATGGCAAAGGAATTGCATAGTCGAGATACGTGCTGCAGCCGGCGGCAGTGAAGCTACTCTTTTTGCAGCTGACCTCTACAGAATGTATTCCAGGTATTTGGAACGAAGAAACTGGAGGC contains:
- a CDS encoding Crp/Fnr family transcriptional regulator, whose product is MWDKKPRYERQLMPGEVLFKEGDTGEEMFFIRKGKIKVSLGEEDQEKVLAILKEGDFFGEMAVIDGSPRSATATAIEETDLLIIDKESFVSKINENPLIAYVIEILAKRVRILDEQLKYLTIKSDEERIIHFILSRAKQQGTPLDEGVRLDKITSEDVAHITGVEKAKVVEYLDRLAQVDLIRVSENSITIRSVPDLEEYIKYLKLRDKFKA